In the Thermotoga sp. genome, GCCTTCTGGTGGTAATCCACGCTCCACAAAACAAAAAGCCCTCGTCTGGGGGCTTCATATCTTTTTGAGTGCCTGATCGAGATCCTCTATGAGTTTCTCTGGATTTCCAATACCAACGTGTATTCTGATGAGGTTCACGTCCTCTTCTGGGCAGTCTCCATAGGCTACTCTTGGAACAACAAGGTTCTCATGACTTCCCCAGCTCACCGCCATCCTGAAAACCTTCAGGTTTTCAACGAACTCCTTTACCTTCTCCACACTTTTCGTATTCAACCTGAAACTCATCAGTCCAGATCCACCACTCATCTGTGATGAGGCAAGTTCGTATTGAGGTGACCTTGGATTCATCGGATAGTTCACTTCCAGGACTTTCGGATGATCGAAAAGAAATCCAGACACTGCAAGGGCGTTCTCATAGTGCTTTTTCATTCGGATCTCCAGTGTCCTGAGTCCTCTCAGAATGAGCCACGCTTCCATCGGTGAGAGCACCGTTCCAATGCTCTTGAACTCGTCCTGGAAGATTTCCATCATGTCTTCTTTGTCTCCTGCGATCACACCTGCCATTACGTCTCCGTGGCCCGATATATATTTCGTTGCAGAGTGAACCACCACGTCTACTCCCAGAAGCCTTGGATTTTGAAAAACAGGGGATGCCCATGTGTTGTCAAAGATGGTCTTTATTCCAAGCTCTCTTGTCACCTCCGTGATCTTCTTCACATCAAGAACTTTCATTCTCATACTGGTGGGACTTTCAAGGTAGACTAACTTTGTCTTCTTCGTTATAGCCTTGAGCACTCTGTCCGAGTCGGGTGGAACAAAACTCACTTTGATGTCAAACTTTCTGGAGAGGTAGTTGAAGAATCTCTTTGCCCAGGAATACGCCTCATCCACACACACCACGTGGTCTTCTGACCTGAGGAAGTGGAGGATAGAGAGGGTGATCGCACTCATTCCGGAAGCGACAAGACGGGCATCTTCACACTTTTCGAGAGCTGCAAGCTTCCTTTCGACCAGCCTCGTTGTGGGATTACTTCCTCTGTTGTAGACATACTCGTAGTCCCCGTTTTTGAGAGCTTTTGTCATCTCTGTGAAGCTGTCAAAATAAAAATTTGTCGTCTCGAAAATGGGGAAAGACAGCGCTTTGAAAGGGACATCTTCTTCCCCGTACGAAAACAGGATGTCGTCTATGTTCATGGGATAGCCTCCTACTGAGATTGTGTACCGAACCATATTTTAACTCATGTTCAAACGGTTTCAAAGACCTTCTTTCTACTACCCCAGTCTCTTCCCGGTTTTCTTCCAAGATGTTCTATCATCTTCATCACACAGGGGATGCAGGCGGTGTCTTTCTCAAAAACACAGATCTTTCCGGGGTAAAGCTGATAGAGTTGTCTGTATGGTGATGGGGTCCAGTTGGGCATGATGACGTTTGCTCCACACCTGAGCGTGATTTCTCTACCACCCGGGACGATCGTTCCCATGGCGGTGGTCGCCGGAATGTTCGAATCTGGAATGAGGATCCTCGTGAGAGCTACCATCTTCAGCGTGAGGGTAAAATCTCCCTTCTTTTCGTTCGCAAGCGGCGTGTCAGGGTGTGGTATGAAGGGACCTATCCCTACCATGTCGAAGTCGTATTTCTTCAGGAACAAAAGGTCATCCACAAGATCGTCTATCGTCTGTCCTGGAAGACCCACGATGGATCCGGCTCCTGCCTCGTAGCCGAGTTCTTTCAGGGTGAGAAGACACCTCACTCTGTTTTCGAAGGATGTGTCTGGCCTCAGCTTCCTGTGAAGAACGGGATTTGCAGTTTCGTGCCTCAGAAGGTACCTGTCTGCTCCTGCTTCTTTCCATTTCTCGTAGTATTTTCTTGGCCACTCTCCAAGACTCAGTGTGACGGCAACGTCCATTTTCTTTATCTCTCTCACCACTTCGGAGATCACATCCGGCATGTAGTAAGGATCTTCACCGGACTGAAGAACGATCGTTTTTGCACCGAACTGGACGGCGAGTTTCGCTCTCTCGACGATCTCTTCCGGTGTCATTCGGTATCTCTTCAAATTCTTGTTGTCTCTCCTTAAACCGCAGTAAAGACAGTTCTTCCTGCACACGTTGGAAAACTCTATGATCGTCCTGATGTGAACCTCGTCACCAACGTACTTCTTCCTCACCTCGTCTGCGAGCCTGAAGAGGGCATCGTTGAACTCTCTGTCATTTGTGGAAAGTGCTTCCTTCAGAACTTCTCTTGTAAATTCTCTCTTTTTGAGTCTTTCCAGAATTTTCAGCTTGGTCACGGCTTCATCCTCCTAACCTCTCCAGGATTTCTTTCAAAACAGGGATTACCTCGCCTTTTTTCTCCTTGGGAAAGTCTTCTGCGAAGACCCCGAATCTTCCGTTTTCAACGAGGAGTTCTGCGGGGAGGAACTTTTCCCTCCCCGCTTTCAGGTCCCTGTAAAAGGACCATCTTTTTCCAATCTTTTCAGAAATCCAGATCTTGCAGTCGTATTTCTCTGCTATCTCTTCCAGGATCTTTTTAAAATCTGACATCCCTCTCACCGCGCTTTATCCTTTCGAGTCCCTCCTTTACTTTTTCTCTTATCTTTGGATTCATCTTTTGAAGTTCCTTTTCGATGACTCCTTCTCCTATCTTTCTCGTCTCCTCCGTTGCATAGTCACAGAGGTACTCCTGGAGCGTGAAGAGAGCGTTTGGTGTGCAGAAGTTTTTCACAAAACCGGGAATTGCAAACTCCATGAAGTGTTCTCCCGTTCTTCCTGACCTGTAACATGCGGTGCAGAAAGATGGAACGAATCCTTCCTTCAGTAGACTTCTTATGACCTGGTCGAGAGGTCTTGGATCCTCAAGGGTGAACTGTCTTTTTCTGTCTTCATCGTCTTCTCTGTGAGAGTACGCTCCGATCCCTATTCTGGATCCAGCATCTATCTGCGAGACACCGAGTTTTATCGCTTCGTCTCTGAGTTTTGCAGGTTCTCTTGCCGTCAGTATCATTCCCGTGTACGGAACAGAAAGTCTTATGATAGCAACGAGCTTTTTGAAATCTTCATCGCTCACAGCGTGCTCCGGT is a window encoding:
- the hydE gene encoding [FeFe] hydrogenase H-cluster radical SAM maturase HydE, whose product is MTKLKILERLKKREFTREVLKEALSTNDREFNDALFRLADEVRKKYVGDEVHIRTIIEFSNVCRKNCLYCGLRRDNKNLKRYRMTPEEIVERAKLAVQFGAKTIVLQSGEDPYYMPDVISEVVREIKKMDVAVTLSLGEWPRKYYEKWKEAGADRYLLRHETANPVLHRKLRPDTSFENRVRCLLTLKELGYEAGAGSIVGLPGQTIDDLVDDLLFLKKYDFDMVGIGPFIPHPDTPLANEKKGDFTLTLKMVALTRILIPDSNIPATTAMGTIVPGGREITLRCGANVIMPNWTPSPYRQLYQLYPGKICVFEKDTACIPCVMKMIEHLGRKPGRDWGSRKKVFETV
- a CDS encoding aminotransferase class I/II-fold pyridoxal phosphate-dependent enzyme: MNIDDILFSYGEEDVPFKALSFPIFETTNFYFDSFTEMTKALKNGDYEYVYNRGSNPTTRLVERKLAALEKCEDARLVASGMSAITLSILHFLRSEDHVVCVDEAYSWAKRFFNYLSRKFDIKVSFVPPDSDRVLKAITKKTKLVYLESPTSMRMKVLDVKKITEVTRELGIKTIFDNTWASPVFQNPRLLGVDVVVHSATKYISGHGDVMAGVIAGDKEDMMEIFQDEFKSIGTVLSPMEAWLILRGLRTLEIRMKKHYENALAVSGFLFDHPKVLEVNYPMNPRSPQYELASSQMSGGSGLMSFRLNTKSVEKVKEFVENLKVFRMAVSWGSHENLVVPRVAYGDCPEEDVNLIRIHVGIGNPEKLIEDLDQALKKI